The following are from one region of the Aequoribacter fuscus genome:
- a CDS encoding phosphotriesterase family protein, with product MAKIQSVLGGLDSDKLGKTLVHEHALIGFPGWFLDSRQPKFKRDEALVRVCAAFEQLKDYGVQTVIDPCPSDIGRDVDFYAEIATRTGIQLICAAGVYYEAAGQPFTFRLLEEEAITEIFVKELQDGVGETGIRPGIVKIASGEPTMSEYERKIIRAASKAAAIAGVPVLSHTESCHCGHEQVDLVTGAGVCPHNFVVGHSDGTEDIEYQKSLADKGVFVGFDRFGLDIEVPDEIRIRNFKALVDAGYRDSLLMSHDYVNCWQGGPPGIPPGVSTSEILPHWNMTHIFERIIPQLKAQGMTDADFDQILCGNTQRFLTVEPS from the coding sequence ATGGCAAAAATTCAATCAGTATTGGGCGGCTTGGACTCGGATAAGTTGGGTAAAACATTGGTTCACGAACACGCTTTAATCGGGTTTCCTGGTTGGTTTTTAGACTCAAGACAGCCAAAGTTCAAACGTGACGAAGCGCTTGTGCGAGTATGTGCCGCTTTCGAGCAGCTCAAAGATTATGGTGTGCAAACGGTTATTGACCCATGCCCGTCGGACATCGGTCGCGACGTGGATTTCTACGCCGAGATTGCAACCCGCACGGGGATTCAATTGATTTGTGCCGCCGGGGTATATTACGAAGCGGCTGGACAACCGTTCACCTTCCGCCTGTTGGAGGAGGAGGCGATTACTGAAATTTTCGTTAAAGAGCTCCAAGATGGCGTGGGCGAAACCGGTATTCGGCCCGGTATTGTTAAAATTGCCAGCGGCGAGCCAACCATGTCTGAGTACGAACGTAAAATTATTCGCGCCGCCAGTAAAGCGGCGGCAATCGCTGGTGTGCCCGTGCTGTCGCACACGGAAAGCTGCCATTGTGGCCATGAGCAAGTGGACTTGGTGACCGGCGCAGGCGTCTGTCCGCATAATTTTGTGGTGGGGCATTCCGATGGTACCGAGGATATCGAGTATCAAAAATCGCTCGCTGACAAAGGCGTTTTTGTTGGTTTCGATCGGTTCGGTTTGGATATCGAGGTGCCTGATGAGATTCGTATTCGCAACTTCAAGGCCTTGGTCGATGCGGGTTATCGGGACTCTCTGCTGATGTCACACGATTATGTTAACTGCTGGCAGGGTGGCCCTCCCGGTATTCCGCCAGGTGTTTCGACGTCGGAAATTTTGCCGCATTGGAATATGACGCACATTTTTGAGCGCATCATTCCGCAGTTAAAGGCGCAGGGCATGACCGACGCCGATTTTGATCAGATTTTGTGTGGTAATACGCAGCGATTTTTAACGGTGGAGCCCAGCTAA
- a CDS encoding dUTP diphosphatase yields MTPAILTMLRLQDQMNQKVHPDWVSQNYEWYRAVWIECAELMDHVGYKWWKHQECDMDQVQLEVIDIWHFGLSAMFDTAKDFEMMASQIVEAISTHDPVDMDIRTATESLAQHCLQTGGFSVTLFWNLLTAAELDFDALYRSYVGKNVLNFFRQDNGYKEGTYIKQWAGREDNEHLVELVADLDTGAEDFADRLYQALVQRYASCID; encoded by the coding sequence ATGACGCCAGCTATTTTGACCATGCTGAGATTGCAGGATCAAATGAATCAGAAAGTCCATCCCGATTGGGTCAGTCAAAATTACGAATGGTACCGGGCGGTTTGGATTGAGTGTGCCGAGTTAATGGATCACGTGGGTTATAAATGGTGGAAACATCAAGAATGCGATATGGACCAAGTCCAACTCGAGGTCATCGATATTTGGCACTTTGGTTTGTCCGCTATGTTCGATACCGCCAAAGACTTTGAAATGATGGCCAGTCAGATCGTCGAGGCAATTTCGACGCATGATCCAGTAGACATGGATATCCGCACTGCGACCGAAAGTTTGGCCCAGCATTGTTTGCAGACGGGCGGCTTTTCAGTCACCTTGTTTTGGAATTTGCTGACCGCGGCAGAATTAGATTTCGATGCGCTTTATCGCTCGTATGTGGGCAAAAATGTCTTGAACTTTTTCCGCCAAGACAATGGGTATAAAGAAGGCACCTACATTAAGCAGTGGGCGGGAAGAGAAGACAATGAACATTTGGTTGAATTAGTCGCTGACTTGGACACTGGCGCAGAGGATTTTGCGGATCGCTTGTACCAAGCTTTAGTGCAACGCTATGCGTCGTGCATTGATTAG
- the trmA gene encoding tRNA (uridine(54)-C5)-methyltransferase TrmA: MLPNDFQPARYQALLNEKTRRCTELFAPFTDLQPSVHDSPQDAFRMRAEFRIWHDGDDLFYAMFDKDNPKEPLRIDSYPFGSPTIQRLMPALRTAIIDKPVLRERLFQIEFLTSTTKEALVTLIYHKALSDDWEASARALAKTLDCRIIGRSRKQKVVLNGSSISETLNINHSNYHYRYYEQGFTQPNAAINIKMIEWVSQHFGDTSRDLIELYCGLGNFTVPLSQKFRRVLATEVAKSSVHAAHENIALNNIENIAIARLNAAETAQALRGERAFKRLAALPHALGEYDFAAILVDPPRAGLDEDSLRLAQSIDSIAYISCNPETLARDLEPLTQTHTIDAWAVFDQFPYTHHTECGVILSKRP, from the coding sequence TTGCTCCCAAACGATTTTCAGCCCGCACGTTATCAAGCCCTTCTCAATGAAAAAACGCGTCGGTGTACTGAGCTATTTGCGCCGTTCACAGATCTCCAGCCCTCGGTGCACGACTCGCCGCAAGATGCCTTCAGAATGCGTGCGGAATTTCGCATTTGGCATGACGGCGACGACCTGTTCTACGCCATGTTCGATAAAGACAACCCCAAAGAGCCCCTGCGTATCGACAGCTACCCTTTTGGAAGCCCGACCATCCAAAGGCTTATGCCTGCCCTCAGAACCGCCATAATCGATAAACCGGTGTTGCGCGAGCGTTTGTTCCAAATCGAGTTCTTGACCAGCACGACAAAGGAGGCTCTGGTCACACTGATTTACCACAAAGCCCTCTCAGATGACTGGGAAGCATCTGCTCGCGCGCTAGCCAAGACATTGGACTGTCGAATTATCGGCCGTAGTCGCAAACAAAAGGTGGTACTCAACGGCAGCAGTATTAGCGAGACTCTCAATATTAACCATTCGAACTACCACTATCGTTACTACGAGCAGGGCTTTACCCAACCCAATGCGGCCATCAATATCAAAATGATTGAGTGGGTCAGCCAACACTTTGGTGATACTTCACGCGACCTCATCGAGCTGTATTGCGGACTGGGTAACTTCACGGTGCCGTTAAGCCAAAAATTTCGTCGAGTACTGGCCACTGAAGTTGCAAAATCTTCTGTACACGCCGCACATGAGAACATCGCACTCAATAACATTGAGAACATCGCTATAGCGCGCCTGAATGCCGCTGAAACCGCGCAGGCACTCCGCGGCGAACGTGCATTCAAGCGACTAGCAGCGCTGCCCCATGCACTTGGAGAATACGATTTCGCGGCTATTCTGGTGGACCCGCCACGGGCCGGGTTGGACGAGGACTCGCTGCGTTTAGCACAAAGCATAGACTCTATCGCCTACATTTCGTGCAACCCCGAAACCTTGGCACGTGACCTTGAACCGCTCACCCAAACACACACCATTGATGCATGGGCGGTGTTTGATCAGTTTCCCTACACGCACCACACCGAATGCGGCGTTATCCTATCTAAGCGCCCATAG